One genomic region from Stutzerimonas decontaminans encodes:
- a CDS encoding TRAP transporter substrate-binding protein: MLSNKLKALACALSFSIAGLVHADPVTIKFAHVVADNTPKGQGALLFKKFAEERLPGKVKVEVYPNSSLFGDGKEMEALLLGDVHMLAPSLAKFEHYAKAIQIYDLPFLFDDLAAADRFQSGPQGKALLRAMEDKNITGLAYWHNGMKQLSANKPLREPKDARGLKFRVQASAVLDEQFKAVRANPRKMSFAEVYQGLQTGVVNGTENTWSNYESQKVHEVQPYMTASDHGLIDYMVITNTKFWNGLPEDVRGELETIMEEVTAEVNRQADDLNQQARQAIAASGKTEIIELTPEQRAQWREAMRPVWKKFENDIGAELIEAAQAANRS; encoded by the coding sequence ATGCTGAGTAACAAGCTCAAGGCACTCGCCTGCGCGCTTTCTTTCTCCATCGCCGGGCTGGTGCATGCCGACCCCGTGACCATCAAATTCGCCCATGTGGTGGCGGACAACACACCGAAGGGGCAGGGCGCCCTGCTGTTCAAGAAGTTCGCCGAGGAACGCCTGCCGGGCAAGGTGAAGGTCGAGGTCTACCCGAACTCCTCGCTGTTCGGCGACGGCAAGGAAATGGAGGCCCTGCTGCTCGGTGACGTGCACATGCTGGCGCCGTCGCTGGCCAAGTTCGAGCATTACGCCAAGGCCATTCAGATCTATGACCTGCCGTTCCTGTTCGATGACCTGGCGGCTGCCGATCGTTTTCAGAGCGGCCCGCAGGGCAAGGCGCTGCTGCGCGCGATGGAGGACAAGAACATCACCGGCCTGGCCTACTGGCACAACGGCATGAAGCAGCTCTCGGCGAACAAGCCGCTGCGCGAGCCGAAGGATGCCCGCGGGCTGAAGTTCCGCGTACAGGCCTCGGCAGTGCTCGACGAGCAGTTCAAGGCGGTGCGCGCCAACCCCCGCAAGATGAGCTTCGCCGAGGTCTACCAGGGCTTGCAGACCGGCGTGGTCAATGGCACCGAGAACACCTGGTCGAACTATGAAAGCCAGAAGGTGCACGAGGTCCAGCCTTACATGACCGCCTCCGACCACGGCCTGATCGACTACATGGTGATTACCAACACCAAGTTCTGGAACGGCCTGCCGGAAGACGTGCGCGGCGAGCTGGAAACGATCATGGAAGAGGTCACCGCTGAGGTGAACCGCCAGGCCGACGACCTTAACCAGCAGGCGCGCCAGGCCATCGCCGCCTCCGGCAAGACCGAAATCATCGAACTGACCCCCGAGCAACGCGCCCAGTGGCGCGAGGCGATGCGGCCGGTATGGAAGAAGTTCGAGAACGACATCGGCGCCGAGCTGATCGAGGCGGCACAGGCAGCCAATCGCTCCTGA
- a CDS encoding HpcH/HpaI aldolase/citrate lyase family protein, protein MNSPIIRSALFVPATRPERIPKALASGADAVIVDLEDAVAENLKAEARGNLDAFLAANPAARLLVRINAPTHAEQAADLALCARHAGVAGVLLPKVESAVQVALAASCGKPVWPIVESARGLANLAEIAHAQGVERLSFGALDLGLDLGLANGTAGAERMLDQARYALLLQSRLAGLAAPLDSVFPDIKNLEGLARAAADARDMGFGGLLCIHPSQVAVVHETLMPSAAELDWAQRILAAGASGDGVFVVDGQMVDAPVIGRARRLLQRAGQAVP, encoded by the coding sequence ATGAACTCACCGATCATCCGTAGCGCGCTGTTTGTCCCGGCGACCCGCCCGGAACGCATTCCCAAAGCACTGGCGAGCGGCGCCGACGCGGTCATCGTCGACCTCGAGGATGCGGTCGCGGAGAACCTTAAAGCAGAGGCGAGGGGCAACCTCGATGCCTTCCTGGCTGCCAACCCGGCGGCGCGCCTGCTGGTGCGCATCAACGCGCCAACCCATGCCGAGCAGGCCGCGGACCTGGCGCTCTGCGCCCGTCATGCCGGCGTCGCCGGCGTGCTGCTGCCGAAGGTCGAAAGCGCGGTGCAGGTTGCGCTGGCGGCCAGCTGCGGCAAGCCGGTCTGGCCAATCGTCGAAAGCGCCCGCGGGCTGGCCAACCTGGCGGAAATTGCCCACGCCCAGGGTGTCGAGCGGCTGTCCTTCGGCGCGCTGGACCTGGGCCTCGATCTCGGCCTGGCCAACGGCACCGCCGGCGCCGAGCGCATGCTTGACCAGGCACGCTATGCGCTGCTGTTGCAGTCGCGATTGGCCGGGCTGGCAGCACCGCTGGACAGCGTCTTTCCCGACATCAAGAACCTCGAAGGCCTCGCCCGCGCCGCTGCCGACGCGCGTGACATGGGCTTTGGCGGCCTGCTGTGCATCCACCCGAGCCAGGTGGCTGTGGTGCACGAAACCCTGATGCCCAGTGCCGCGGAACTGGACTGGGCGCAACGCATCCTCGCCGCCGGAGCCTCCGGCGATGGGGTTTTCGTGGTGGACGGACAGATGGTCGATGCCCCCGTCATCGGCCGAGCCCGTCGCCTGCTGCAACGTGCCGGGCAAGCGGTGCCCTGA
- a CDS encoding CaiB/BaiF CoA transferase family protein yields MNDTQVKPRPLDGITVVSLEHAIAAPFCTRQLADLGARVIKIERPGAGDFARGYDERVDGLASHFVWTNRSKESLSLDVKQDAAAQVLDQLLAKADVLVQNLAPGAAARMGLSFEALHERFPRLIVCDISGYGEGGPYEQKKAYDLLIQSEGGFLSVTGGPGETEMAKAGCSIADIAAGMYAYTGVLSALMLRDKTGEGSRVDVSMLESLVEWMGYPLYYAYNGATPPPRAGAAHATIYPYGPFPTGDGGTVMLGLQNEREWLAFCDKVLLQPELAQDERFSSNARRSEHRTELRALIVEAFGRLNAEEVIARLDAAPIANAHVNDMAGVWAHPQLKARQRWSEVESPSGRLPALLPPGRNSAFSPRMDPIPALGQHTDSLLAELGYAPGDIQRLHEQGAV; encoded by the coding sequence ATGAACGACACCCAAGTCAAACCCCGCCCACTCGATGGCATCACCGTGGTCAGCCTCGAGCACGCCATCGCCGCGCCGTTCTGCACGCGCCAGCTGGCCGACCTCGGCGCACGGGTGATCAAGATCGAGCGGCCCGGTGCCGGCGACTTCGCCCGCGGCTACGACGAGCGGGTCGACGGCCTGGCCTCGCATTTCGTCTGGACCAACCGCTCGAAGGAAAGCCTGAGCCTGGACGTGAAGCAGGACGCCGCTGCCCAGGTGCTCGACCAGCTCTTGGCCAAGGCCGACGTACTGGTGCAGAACCTGGCTCCGGGCGCCGCCGCGCGCATGGGGTTGTCTTTCGAGGCGCTGCATGAGCGCTTTCCGCGGCTGATCGTCTGCGACATCTCCGGCTACGGCGAGGGCGGCCCTTACGAGCAGAAGAAGGCCTATGACCTGCTGATCCAGAGCGAGGGCGGCTTTCTCTCCGTCACCGGCGGGCCGGGCGAGACCGAGATGGCCAAGGCCGGCTGCTCCATTGCCGATATCGCCGCGGGCATGTACGCCTACACCGGAGTGCTCTCGGCGCTGATGCTGCGCGACAAGACGGGCGAGGGCAGCCGTGTGGATGTGTCCATGCTCGAAAGCCTGGTCGAGTGGATGGGCTACCCGCTGTACTACGCCTACAACGGCGCGACGCCGCCGCCGCGCGCCGGTGCCGCGCACGCCACCATCTACCCCTACGGCCCGTTCCCCACCGGCGACGGCGGCACGGTGATGCTCGGGCTGCAGAACGAGCGCGAGTGGCTGGCGTTCTGCGACAAGGTGCTGCTGCAGCCGGAGCTGGCGCAGGACGAGCGCTTCTCGAGCAATGCCCGGCGTTCGGAGCATCGCACCGAATTGCGTGCGCTCATCGTCGAGGCATTCGGCCGCCTGAACGCCGAGGAGGTGATTGCCCGGCTGGATGCCGCGCCAATCGCCAATGCCCACGTCAACGACATGGCCGGCGTCTGGGCGCATCCGCAGCTCAAGGCCCGCCAGCGCTGGAGCGAGGTGGAAAGTCCGTCCGGCCGCCTGCCGGCATTGCTGCCACCGGGGCGCAACAGCGCCTTTTCCCCGCGCATGGACCCGATCCCCGCGCTGGGCCAGCACACCGATAGCCTGCTGGCCGAACTGGGCTATGCCCCCGGGGACATTCAGCGCTTGCACGAGCAGGGCGCGGTATGA
- a CDS encoding MmgE/PrpD family protein, which yields MSQHTRALTEFLAGLTYEQIPEPVLARTEDLFLDWLGSALASAGSHPIPLFERYAQKMGPADGPARILVNGQSSSAYFAALVNAASSHLVEQDDLHNSSVLHPATVVFPAALAAAQDLGKSGRELLVASVAGYEAGIRIGEFLGRSHYRIFHTTATVGALAAAVAVGKLMDFDQQQFTHLLGSAGTQAAGLWEFLRDAADSKQLHTAKAAADGLLAAYLTAEGLTGAQNILEGEQGMAAGMSRDAEPSKLSDRLGSRWALAETSFKFHASCRHTHPAADALLALMQREGLGADDIASVTTRVHQGAIDVLGRVTVPQTVHQAKFSMGTVLGLIALYGKAGLTEFHSHALSDPRVGEFREKVSMTLDPEVDGTYPARWLGRVEVTTADGRTLHGAIDEPKGDPGNTLSRAELEDKFRRLVQFSVARSDDEAGALIDTVWRLRELQRLDALA from the coding sequence ATGAGCCAGCACACCCGTGCCCTGACCGAATTCCTTGCCGGGCTCACCTACGAGCAGATCCCCGAGCCGGTGCTGGCCCGCACCGAGGACCTCTTTCTCGACTGGCTCGGCTCGGCCCTGGCCAGCGCCGGCTCGCATCCGATTCCGCTGTTCGAGCGTTACGCGCAGAAGATGGGCCCGGCCGACGGGCCGGCGCGCATTCTGGTCAACGGCCAGAGCAGCTCGGCCTATTTCGCCGCTCTGGTGAATGCCGCCAGCTCGCACCTGGTGGAGCAGGACGACCTGCACAACAGCTCCGTGCTGCACCCGGCCACCGTGGTGTTTCCCGCTGCGCTGGCGGCGGCGCAGGATCTCGGCAAGTCCGGCCGCGAGCTGCTGGTGGCCTCGGTGGCCGGCTACGAGGCGGGCATCCGCATCGGCGAGTTCCTCGGCCGCTCGCATTACCGCATCTTCCACACCACCGCGACCGTCGGCGCCCTGGCCGCGGCGGTGGCCGTTGGCAAGCTGATGGATTTCGACCAGCAGCAGTTCACCCATCTGCTCGGCAGCGCCGGTACGCAAGCGGCGGGGCTGTGGGAGTTTCTCCGTGACGCGGCGGACTCCAAGCAACTGCACACCGCCAAGGCGGCTGCCGATGGCCTGCTCGCCGCCTACCTGACCGCCGAGGGCCTGACCGGCGCACAGAACATCCTCGAAGGCGAGCAGGGCATGGCGGCGGGCATGTCCCGCGATGCCGAGCCGAGCAAGCTGTCCGACCGGCTCGGCAGCCGCTGGGCGCTGGCGGAAACCTCGTTCAAGTTCCACGCCTCCTGCCGGCATACCCACCCGGCGGCCGATGCGCTGCTGGCGCTGATGCAGCGCGAAGGGCTCGGGGCCGATGACATCGCCTCGGTCACCACCCGCGTGCACCAGGGCGCGATCGACGTGCTCGGCCGCGTGACGGTGCCGCAGACGGTGCATCAAGCCAAATTCTCCATGGGCACCGTGCTGGGGCTGATCGCCCTGTACGGCAAGGCCGGCCTGACCGAATTCCACAGCCATGCGCTCAGCGACCCGCGCGTCGGCGAGTTCCGCGAGAAGGTCTCGATGACGCTCGATCCCGAGGTGGACGGCACCTACCCGGCACGCTGGCTCGGTCGCGTCGAAGTGACCACCGCCGATGGCCGCACGCTGCACGGCGCCATCGACGAGCCGAAGGGCGACCCGGGCAACACGCTGAGCCGCGCCGAGCTGGAGGACAAGTTCCGCCGCCTGGTGCAGTTCTCCGTGGCGCGCAGCGATGACGAGGCGGGCGCGCTGATCGATACGGTCTGGCGCCTGCGCGAGCTGCAGCGGCTGGACGCATTGGCCTGA
- a CDS encoding VOC family protein: MDISHLDHLVLTVADLEATIDFYTRVLGMQLVTFGEGRKALAFGNQKINLHQAGREFEPKAERPTPGSADLCFIVATPLEQVIAHLQAQQVAIAEGPVQRTGATGPIRSVYLRDPDHNLIELSNPLEHPLEPNA, encoded by the coding sequence ATGGATATCAGCCACCTCGACCATCTGGTACTGACCGTCGCCGACCTCGAGGCCACGATCGACTTCTACACCCGCGTGCTCGGCATGCAGTTGGTGACCTTCGGCGAAGGGCGCAAGGCGCTGGCCTTCGGCAACCAGAAGATCAACCTGCACCAGGCCGGGCGCGAATTCGAGCCCAAGGCCGAGCGGCCGACACCCGGTTCGGCGGACCTCTGCTTTATCGTCGCCACGCCGCTGGAACAGGTGATCGCCCATCTCCAGGCGCAGCAGGTCGCCATCGCTGAAGGTCCTGTGCAGCGCACCGGCGCGACCGGACCGATCCGCTCGGTGTACCTGCGCGACCCCGACCACAACCTCATCGAACTGTCCAATCCGTTAGAGCATCCGCTGGAGCCCAACGCATGA